Within Coffea arabica cultivar ET-39 chromosome 4e, Coffea Arabica ET-39 HiFi, whole genome shotgun sequence, the genomic segment tcttttgttatatttaggaatgtatgaacgtttgagatagaaatgagtataaatgtacattccaagtttgggaactgttgtttcatttacttttgaagttataaatttttttttgagagaagagagtgaatgagtcctggcgagagttgggcgggCGGTCCGTTAAACCCtgaggtacgccctagggagaggtgggatcgtcacaaGTTGCCCTACTTAAATGTTTGATCAGCGTATAGGTTTTTTGCCCTTTATAATTAAGTGACTTGCAAGGTTTTAAAATAAGAAATGGAAGTAGGATTCTAATCACATAGTTGGGAATTAGAAAACTCGTGTTTGCTAGTTGCCAGTTGCTAAAAATGTTTTTGAACTTATGCATCACATCCCCGCCTATAGTGGGGCAATGGAAATTGagggaataaataaataaatattttttctatatCTATATATCTATATTCTATTATATAAATTGAGATGAAGGGATTGGGGTAAACATCTTTTATCACTTGTTAAACTTTCAATTTAATCCTTATAAAAGCTAAAATTTATCCTAACTAACCAATTATATATCACCAACATAATTTTTCATTACAACTGCTAATATGCTTAAATTGCTAATATGCTAATATAATTTAACTACTAAGGTAACTACCAATGGGCATAACTATCAAttcaataaagaaaattttataaaaattaatttattcttaAATTGCACATACATGGGTATGTCCTTAACACTAGTATATTTATAAGTGTCTAGAGTTTTAGACATTAGCATTTACTATTACACTAGTTGGAGATCGCATGAGACTACTTGTATTTGGAAAGTGTGAACTATTGAAATGTTAGGAGTttaataataattatatttaGACTAATAAATGTTTGTTGATTTTTAGTAACAATTATTGAAATTGATAAACTTTAGTAAAAGATACTGAACAGAGGAAAAAGGTGAAATTATAGagtatatatttcaaaaatatagaaatcataaaaaaaaatttgattgatggcataaaaaaactaattttcattttcttaaatatttaacatggagttcacaaataGAAGCATATTTTAttgcaaaatgaaaattaaaataggGTTAGAGCTTTGATGTGTTTGTAATGTAATTAATTTGATTATCTAACATGGTCTCGTATCAATTCCCCAATTATGCATATGAATATATCCAAATTATGCATTATAATTGTGGTAGCTTGTAGAGTTATAGAAGTCcttgagaaaaataatattatagTTAGAATTTGTtaagggatatatatatattgaagatGTGATATTTATTGAATCGGTTAGAAATATTTTATCATAAAATGGCTTATCTTAGGCCTGAAAATGATTATTGCTGGTTGATGTTAGGAGATAGATGACTTCATTTTGGATGTAGTTTTCATAAATAGAAAGAATAATTGCTCTCATCTTATAAATGAAACTTTAAGTGTCATGTAATTCTATTGGATATTCAATTATCATatgaaaaatgtaatagttTCATACTCTTAGTtgattattataaatttttatatttgggTTTGTCTAGTACTTACATCAATAATTTTTGCATGTAGAGCATGAATGGCCAAGTTAAGAGTAGCCGTAATATGACATATACTTCCTCAGTTCTACAATATTTGTCGAACTTTAGTATTTGCACTTTTTATGAACAATGAAAAAAGCAGTGGTATATTTTGCATGTTTTCCTATTTTGCCCACATGGGATTGCATTAATTGGCCATTTGCTATTGCAATAGTTACAAGATGGGACAAATATCATGACATGGGGGTCAGGGTACTTTTGATTGGTACTATCTTATATTTGAACAAACTTCTTGCGTGTTAACATGCTTCGATATTTAATGAACCAATAGAGTACAGTGCAACTCATGCAAATTGATTATTAAGCAAACAgatgaaacaaaaaattaatagATCCATCGCTTTCAATAAAAAAAGCAGTGAAACTAAAGGGTAGAAACGTTGCTATTTTGGATTAGTGAAAATAAATTTGGGGCataccaaaaagaaaaatatgacaGTTTTAATGGAATGGAGAGAGTAATATTTGAGGGGTTAGTGTTGTAATATTAGATGTAAATCAAGTTGCTAATAATACatataaattcaaaataataataataaatcaaaattcatatatatatatatatataataaagttgTATTCTAATATTTATCCATTTACCTTTATCTCTTTCCTACGTGACTGTTTGACATAGTGAGTTTTTTGTACATGCTCTCTCAATGTCTATGCGCTCTTTGACTAGCTATTGTTTGTCTCAATTTCTTTtgtctttattcttttttttccctatctTTCCTATGTGGCTATTTGACATAGCGAGTTTTTCATACTTACTCTCTCAATGTCTACATGCTCTTTGACTAGCTATTGTTTCTCTCAATTTCCTTTTgcctttattcttttttttttctctcaattttGGATAATCTTTCCACCAATAtctttaatttaaaatttattattatcctTATCACATATGTTGTCATGTTGAATTCTCGATATGCTTCTTCTAACAAATTTATTACTCACTCTTGATGGGTCATTTTTAATCGATCCTAttagaatttttttcaaattaaattttgaaaagaacaTTATCTTTATCATCTAACTTCTACATATTATACgctcaattattttttctttacaGTTGTAGATATATCTATCATCAAAGTTTCATTTGGCGGAGCGATGCGCTGGGTAGTATGGGGGAAGGAAGTGTAAGTGAGTGGTCCCGGATTTGAGACCTCCCACTTACcaaaaaaaagttttatttATAGTTCTCTGCTTGACTTTTACTATAAATTCTTAACAATTGTAAGCAAATCCGAAACCTTTCTTCTTCAAGTATTGTAGTTTTAAATAATTACATTAggaagtaaaatttttttttcattccatTGGAAACGTTTTAAAGTTAGGAGTTTGTAGTAATTACATGGCAAATAGAAATTATATAAAACTTTTTATACATAGAAAATTATGCTTTGATATAGTTGAAAATCATTTTGGTTACATAAATAATCCCTACATGCTTTTAGAaaacatttttcaaattttttatggtGGCactattgcttttttttttttggttttttgttcgagatttagtataattattttttcctttcagTTATCACAAATCTAGTGTGAAGAAGCAAAATAGTTACAAATAAATATTGTTTATTCCTACATCCTATGTTAAGCAGACGGGATCCTCTGTCCAATTTTTTATGTCCAATTTCCTGTCCAATACAAAATTTGAGACATACAGAGAGACAATCAAATCCTTGGAAGTACAAAGCAAAATTTGCAGCTGGGCCTAACGGAAAGAATAATCTAAAAAATTGgtgaaggaaaacaaattgtCCTTCTCGCTTTCTttgaaggaaaacaaattgtGTTTTAACATTTTCAGATAGAAAAAGTGTTTCTTGTACCTTTTGCAATCTATTTTTTATTCTGGTAAATTGAttcctctttttgttttttaagtaGAATTATGTCTTCATTGATACAGTgttcatttaatttataatcCATCTCTTGGGGAAATATGGTTAAAAACTGACATATTTCATTGGCTTGGTTGACAAAGTTGCTAATTCAATGAAAAACCATGTGAtggataaaaattgaaaacCTTTAAACATCATGGAGACCTCTGCTATTTTAAGATGTAAtagctgttttcttttcttaccACCCCCCTTTCCCAGAGAAAAAAAACACCACCCCACCCACATACACATTTTATAAGGCATACAGATTGCAGTGGTAAACAAATATATGTGCTGCAATTTGGTTCACGATGATTGTTGTTTCAGATGTCAATGCCTAGAAGATTATATGCTTAGccagtttttttatttttggttttatgGAATTATATATTTCCTTTTCACATACAGTGATTTTTGTGATCACTGCTAAACCGGGGGAAGTAGAAGGTGCTGTGATTTGATTGCATTGTCTTTGAATTATAAGTCAGCCAGAAACAATTGTGCAgatgaatattatttttttcttaccATCGGCAAAGAAGTCCCAAATCTTCTTGACGCTCACGGCAACAGGTCTTGGGAATTGTTATGGTAGTAATAGGGTTTTGGGAATTGTAATAAAGATATGTAAATAAAGGAAAtccaaaaaagaagagagattCAAAAGTATAATGGAGCCAAACAGGCATTTATTTTTATGTGCCACGTCAGCCACAAGAATAAGTGGAACTACGTAGTTTTGTGTTGGACAGGAAATTGGACACAGAAAATTGGACAGAGGATCTCGTCTGTCCTTATTCAGACAagtttctggaattttattcgCATCAATGGCGACGGAAGAGGAAGATTCGATAGAGGGGGCAGCAGCGACGCGGCGACAGCGGCTTAGAGCTCTCAGAGCCGCTCAGGAACTCCTCAACACTCCTGACCAAGACGACCTTCCCCACCACCACGCCGCCCCCGCTCCTCCTCCTGGTCCTCCAGACCGCGATGCCGACAACGATGacgaaaaagaagaagaagaagaaggccaAGAAGAACGAGAAGAGTAAGAACTTGATGGTAGTTAGTTTTACTTGCCTCTTCCTCTCGTTGTTTGGTTCAACTCTTTCCATTTGTAGAAGAATTAGAGAAACTAGGGTTTGGATACAGTAGCAGTTAGTTATTAAAATTGCcacttttttctatttcttttcacTCCTTTATGTTTCGGAGTGTATGCTACGATGGATGACATTTTATGTTGCTGTTGTACATTGaacaattaatttattttattaaggGAAAGTTGTAAATATTCTGATAGATAAGAGGgggcaatttttttattttgtttttggtaGGGCAGCTGGCCCGATTTTCATATGGTTTTTTGGACATTGAGCATAAAATTTGGTAATAAGTAACTCAAATGGAGCCATTAGTCtgataaattatttatttatttacttcgTATTTTAGCAGATGATCAAGTTATTTGCATGTGAAATTTGCAGCAATGTCAACATGAAATTCCGGAATTACCTTCCTCATGATAAGCAGCTTCAGGAGGGGAGAGTTGCTCCTCCGGTACTACCAAAATTTGAAGACCCTGTGGCTGAAGCACCTCCTtgtcaagagaagaaagaggTTTTTCTTGATTGCTTTTGTTTATgtggttttgtttgtttgtttaccTCGTTGGAGGTATAATCCTGTATTCATGTCTTGGCTTCTGAATGTGCAGGACCCGTTTCTAAATATTGCCCCAAAGAAGCCGAATTGGGATCTGCGGAGGGATGTACAGAAGAAGCTTGACAAGCTAGAGAAACGTACACAAAAAGCAATGTTTCAGCTTATGGGTATGCTATTTGTTTCATTTGTCCTCATTTTCATTATTGGTTTCAGTCAGTGTTCTATTGATAGTTTAGATATATGTAATTGCCATTGTGTACATGCATATTCCACTTGCTGTTTGTTGGCTTATTTTTAGATGGTCCTGCATAGGTTTGTAGAAGAGTGCGATTTGCTCCCGTGAAAACCAATTTCTATACCTTGACTGTTCTGAACTTCTGTTTTACTTCCTCTGTCTGGTTGCTTGTGTAATCTCTTCCCCAACATACTTTCCTTTGAGAAATCAATTAACCTATGGTTTGGGACTTTCCATAAGAAACTGTTCTTTGTTTTGGGCTGATGCTGATTACCAAAAGTTGGATGAAAATGGAGTTTAACATACTTTGCTTATGGACTTTTCTGCATTGAATTGATACATGCATGTAGATAGACATGGCCACGGCCTAGTTATTCTGATTCAAAAATCGATAGTTCCGCTTCTTTTGAAAGGTGGAACCTAAACCAGCCCTTATAGGGACGGTCACGGTTTCTTCTAGTTACGGTTCCAATTCTTTTAGTTCTGTTTAAACACTTGTTGTAAAATTGATTCTAAAAAAAATGGCGAtgaatgttaaaaaaaaaaaaaaagagagaattttATTGTATTATCATATGCAAGGAAATAGAAAAAATGAtgcaaattttatgaaaaaatatcTCATTATTGATTGGATTAGATTGGTCTTGAATTTAGATTAGTCATGAGGTACAGACTGACTAATGGAATGGGACAATGGGTTGTTGGGCTAGAATTGGAGCTTCTCATATTAGGTGCTAACTATCGATATTGAACTCTAAACTGGCCAAATAGGTTTAGGTAGCAAATGTTTTTTAGACGGTTTAAACAGGTTGCAaaccaaaattttggtgaaCCTGAACCTACACCTTTAGTCACTGTTGTGGTTCCGGTTTTCAAAATCTGGTTCCAGTTCTGGTTCAACAAACCACGAGGCCAGTTCTGGTTCAAACCTGAATCATCGCTACCCCTACATGTGGGCTGAGTTATCTGAAAACTTAAGGGATAATTTGAGGCTTAATTGTTGAAGGACCTGGGCCATTGGTTAAAAGTTTAACCTGATTGTTTGGAAGTAATAGTTGTTTGCTTTTTCATCCCTTTTATCTTTTGCCTATCATGTCCTTTGTCTGGTTGAATTTTTGTGAGTTTCATAGTGAGACTTGGATGGAATTGATGGAAAGCATTGTTATAGTATATGTGCAACAGAAACTGAacttttcaacaaaattttattttgttaaagaTATAAAATCACAATTAACAAAGTCAACTGATAGTTATCCTTCTTTTGTCTATGAAGTAACGAACCTTGTTCTTTCATAATAGAGTAGTTATTGGAGAATGTCTTGCTGTGGAAATTAATCTTGGGGTTGGATATTAACAGTTGTAGTGAAGGGCAGTTTGTTATAACATATTATATGTGAAGAACTATATATAGGGGTGTGAGTTTGTGTGGCAAAGTTGCCCCCaatcaaatgaaaagaaattgaGACTTCTATTGGTGAAACCAATAGGTGACAAAACTGAGCATTTGATACTTTTCTGAGCTGTTAGTTTAGACTatgggtctgtttgataacataaaaaagtgctgaatctaAATTTTTTCAggcattcagatgttttgaatgtttgataaatgaaaatctatttactgaacttgttaagcagtgctgaacctgtgtgtatttttttcagcacaagaatcgtaactgaatgcttaattctgataagaatcaatagaattacttcaactaccttatcttatctaccaaatctaccattgtttgttaattatgttcaaaattcttatctaattaaacaatctaatattctctatctaacgatttttagtttctcttttctccctttttaatgacttccacatcttctccatactcctcatataatatatttcatcttttatattaatttgatttaaaaacaaatattgtcattttcatacctaacaaatttaaactaattaaatcatagattctatttcttttttgaatgaaaggatataaggcaaaattgtcaaattaaacttattaagcattcaactataaatatttatcaaacagtataaataggtttagcattaaaattcagacattcatatatttttttcagtacttaaaattcagcaaattaattgtttcagtattcagatttcagaattcagacttcagaatcaagattcagttttatcaaacggaacctatGACTGGTTGGCtaattctttttttcattttttatgctCAGTGATATCCTGGTCTACATTGTTGACCATTGATGTCTACAAAGACAAGAAACTATTAATAAAATGATGCAGGATAAATTCCGTTAGATAAGTTAGATAACATTAGGTCGTGATGAAAGGGTAAGGAATTGCAGTAGATTAGGATTTTTGGCATTAGGATGGAAGATTAGGTTGTGATCAGATAGAGTCCATAGTTGAGACATACATGTAGATTCCTAGCCAGTTGTTGTAAACTTGCAATTAAAAATCATCAGAAGATGAGTTATTTCTCCAAGTGACTGAGAACTGATACAGGAGTTCTATTAGATTGGATTACAGGACGAGAGGGTTGTAGTTTAAGCATAGGTAGAAAGCatatgaagaaaaatgatgagGAGTGAAATGCTTTTGGACTTTAGGAGTTCaaataaataggaaaaataaGCTAATTAGATTAAAATTCCATTCAATTGTCAGACTTAAAAGTTCTCTGTTTTAGCTGTGTAAATCAGTTTACTTTTGCCTTTATCAAAATTACTTCTTCTTTGACTCCATCTCTGTGAGCTTTAGGGTATTGTGCTAAATTAGCCACCTAATCAAAGCTTGGCCGAAATCTTTTTGTGGTGGAAATCCTTTTGATGGTAGAAAGTTTTAAGTAAAACTCAAATTTTGCGAACAAATGCCATCCAACCCAAGCCAGTTGATTGAAGATGACTCTAGCAGATAAGGTCTAAAATCTGGACCAAAAGGATAAGGAACTGAATTACACGAGGATTTCAGGCATTAAGATTAGACAATGATCTTCATCACAGTTCAACTCTAGAGTTCTAAATTTCCTAAGAACCTGCTGCTTTGGGAAGAAAGTcagttctcttttggtttttctAAAAAACATGCATTTGATCATGAAGACTTTGTATTTGTCCCACTTCTTGCATCATAAGAGAAGTCTTTTGAAGCAACATTCTGGTTGTTGTAGATGGTTATGCCTTAATGAGAAAGCAGCAAGGTTCCATATTTGGAACTTGAGATGTCATAAGTTGATACTTTTTAGTTTGAATATGATGTTGGTCTCTTTTTATCTAGCTTGTAGTGCATGGAACAGGCGGATAAGCTAAGAACTATGTGTAGGtgcatgagagagagagagagagagaagagagtaGTTTTT encodes:
- the LOC113741521 gene encoding uncharacterized protein, whose amino-acid sequence is MATEEEDSIEGAAATRRQRLRALRAAQELLNTPDQDDLPHHHAAPAPPPGPPDRDADNDDEKEEEEEGQEEREDNVNMKFRNYLPHDKQLQEGRVAPPVLPKFEDPVAEAPPCQEKKEDPFLNIAPKKPNWDLRRDVQKKLDKLEKRTQKAMFQLMAEEEKRRRLSEEGADGED